The following are encoded in a window of Sminthopsis crassicaudata isolate SCR6 chromosome 5, ASM4859323v1, whole genome shotgun sequence genomic DNA:
- the DTX3 gene encoding putative E3 ubiquitin-protein ligase DTX3 isoform X2 — translation MGSPVSFVLSRMAACGGSCKNKVTVSKPVWDFLSKETPGRLARLRDEHRISILIDGETSDIYVLQLAPQGPHPAPPNSLYLARKALKGLLKEAEKELKKAQRQGELMGCLSLGGGGEQPELHRPGPPPLRAAPLLPPGARAPLPPPPPLPPPPPPRLREEVEEQESTCPICLGEIQNAKTLEKCRHSFCEGCITRALQVKKACPMCGRFYGQLVGNQPQNGRMLVSKDASLLLPSYEKYGTIVIQYVFPPGVQGAEHPNPGVRYPGTTRVAYLPDCPEGNKVLTLFRKAFDQRLTFTIGTSMTTGRPNVITWNDIHHKTSCTGGPQLFGYPDPTYLTRVQEELRAKGITDD, via the exons ATGGGCTCTCCAG TGTCGTTCGTCCTGTCCAGGATGGCGGCTTGTGGGGGCAGCTGCAAGAACAAAGTGACAGTCTCAAAGCCAGTGTGGGACTTCCTGAGCAAGGAAACACCAGGGAGACTGGCCCGGCTTCGGGATGAACATCGAATATCCATCCTCATCGATGGAGAGACATCGGACATCTATGTTCTCCAGCTTGCTCCCCAGGGCCCTCACCCAGCTCCTCCCAATAGCCTCTACTTGGCCAGAAAGGCTCTCAAAGGGCTGCTGAAGGAGGCAGAGAAGGAGCTGAAGAAGGCACAGAGGCAGGGGGAGTTGATGGgctgcctgtcattggggggtgggggtgagcAGCCAGAGCTGCACCGCCCAGGGCCCCCTCCTCTCCGAGCTGCTCCATTATTGCCCCCAGGGGCCAGAGCCCCCCTACCTCCTCCACCCCCTTTGCCCCCACCTCCTCCACCCCGCCTACGAGAGGAGGTGGAAGAGCAGGAGAGCACTTGTCCCATTTGCTTGGGGGAGATCCAGAATGCCAAGACACTGGAAAAGTGCCGACACTCATTCTGTGAAGGCTGCATTACCCGGGCACTTCAGGTGAAGAAAGCCTGTCCCATGTGTGGTCGTTTCTATGGGCAGCTGGTGGGCAACCAGCCCCAGAATGGGCGAATGCTGGTCTCCAAGGATGCCAGCCTCCTGCTGCCTAGCTATGAGAAATACGGAACCATTGTCATCCAGTATGTCTTCCCACCTGGTGTCCAAGGG GCCGAGCACCCAAACCCTGGCGTTCGGTATCCTGGCACCACACGGGTGGCCTACCTCCCAGACTGCCCCGAGGGCAACAAGGTGCTGACTCTGTTCCGAAAGGCTTTTGACCAGCGTCTCACCTTCACCATTGGCACTTCCATGACCACGGGGAGACCAAATGTCATCACTTGGAACGACATCCACCACAAGACCAGCTGCACTGGGGGACCCCAGCT GTTTGGGTACCCGGATCCCACCTACCTGACCAGGGTGCAAGAGGAACTGAGAGCCAAGGGCATAACAGATGATTAA
- the DTX3 gene encoding putative E3 ubiquitin-protein ligase DTX3 isoform X1, whose product MGSPVSFVLSRMAACGGSCKNKVTVSKPVWDFLSKETPGRLARLRDEHRISILIDGETSDIYVLQLAPQGPHPAPPNSLYLARKALKGLLKEAEKELKKAQRQGELMGCLSLGGGGEQPELHRPGPPPLRAAPLLPPGARAPLPPPPPLPPPPPPRLREEVEEQESTCPICLGEIQNAKTLEKCRHSFCEGCITRALQVKKACPMCGRFYGQLVGNQPQNGRMLVSKDASLLLPSYEKYGTIVIQYVFPPGVQGAEHPNPGVRYPGTTRVAYLPDCPEGNKVLTLFRKAFDQRLTFTIGTSMTTGRPNVITWNDIHHKTSCTGGPQLCDIPPIPPSLLIPFATVWPSALVLGTCPNM is encoded by the exons ATGGGCTCTCCAG TGTCGTTCGTCCTGTCCAGGATGGCGGCTTGTGGGGGCAGCTGCAAGAACAAAGTGACAGTCTCAAAGCCAGTGTGGGACTTCCTGAGCAAGGAAACACCAGGGAGACTGGCCCGGCTTCGGGATGAACATCGAATATCCATCCTCATCGATGGAGAGACATCGGACATCTATGTTCTCCAGCTTGCTCCCCAGGGCCCTCACCCAGCTCCTCCCAATAGCCTCTACTTGGCCAGAAAGGCTCTCAAAGGGCTGCTGAAGGAGGCAGAGAAGGAGCTGAAGAAGGCACAGAGGCAGGGGGAGTTGATGGgctgcctgtcattggggggtgggggtgagcAGCCAGAGCTGCACCGCCCAGGGCCCCCTCCTCTCCGAGCTGCTCCATTATTGCCCCCAGGGGCCAGAGCCCCCCTACCTCCTCCACCCCCTTTGCCCCCACCTCCTCCACCCCGCCTACGAGAGGAGGTGGAAGAGCAGGAGAGCACTTGTCCCATTTGCTTGGGGGAGATCCAGAATGCCAAGACACTGGAAAAGTGCCGACACTCATTCTGTGAAGGCTGCATTACCCGGGCACTTCAGGTGAAGAAAGCCTGTCCCATGTGTGGTCGTTTCTATGGGCAGCTGGTGGGCAACCAGCCCCAGAATGGGCGAATGCTGGTCTCCAAGGATGCCAGCCTCCTGCTGCCTAGCTATGAGAAATACGGAACCATTGTCATCCAGTATGTCTTCCCACCTGGTGTCCAAGGG GCCGAGCACCCAAACCCTGGCGTTCGGTATCCTGGCACCACACGGGTGGCCTACCTCCCAGACTGCCCCGAGGGCAACAAGGTGCTGACTCTGTTCCGAAAGGCTTTTGACCAGCGTCTCACCTTCACCATTGGCACTTCCATGACCACGGGGAGACCAAATGTCATCACTTGGAACGACATCCACCACAAGACCAGCTGCACTGGGGGACCCCAGCTGTGCGACATCCCTCCAATTCCCCCCTCTCTCCTGATCCCCTTTGCCACTGTGTGGCCCTCAGCCCTTGTCCTGGGAACCTGCCCAAATATGTAG
- the PIP4K2C gene encoding phosphatidylinositol 5-phosphate 4-kinase type-2 gamma isoform X1 yields the protein MASSSASSATVPPAAGGPGPGFGFASKTKKKHFVQQKVKVFRAADPLVGVFLWGVAHSINELSQVPPPVMLLPDDFKASSKIKVNNHLFHRENLPSHFKFKEYCPQVFRNLRDRFGIDDQDYQVSLTRSPPSESEGSDGRFLVSYDRTLVIKEVSSEDIADMHSNLSNYHQYIVKCHGNTLLPQFLGMYRVSVDNEDSYMLVMRNMFSHRLPVHRKYDLKGSLVSREASDKEKVKELPTLKDMDFLNKNQKVYIGEEEKRVFLEKLKRDVEFLVQLKIMDYSLLLGIHDIVRGTESEEEGPGKEEEQEGEGDCGMAGPPGLVGSCGTSPEGIGGYIHAHRPLGPGEFESFIDVYAIRSAEGAPQKEVYFMGLIDILTQYDAKKKAAHAAKTVKHGAGAEISTVHPDQYAKRFLDFITNIFA from the exons ATGGCGTCCTCCTCCGCCTCGTCGGCCACCGTACCGCCGGCGGCTGGGGGCCCGGGACCAGGTTTCGGCTTTGCCTCCAAGACCAAGAAGAAGCATTTCGTGCAGCAGAAGGTGAAGGTATTCCGGGCCGCCGACCCGCTTGTGGGCGTGTTCCTGTGGGGCGTCGCCCACTCG atCAATGAGCTTAGCCAGGTCCCACCTCCTGTAATGCTGCTTCCAGATGACTTTAAGGCGAGCTCCAAGATCAAGGTCAACAATCACCTCTTCCACCG GGAGAACCTGCCTAGTCACTTCAAGTTCAAGGAGTATTGTCCCCAGGTCTTCAGGAACCTTCGAGATCGATTCGGTATTGATGACCAAGACTACCAG GTCTCTCTTACCCGAAGTCCTCCAAGTGAGAGTGAAGGCAGTGATGGTCGATTCCTTGTTTCCTATGATCGGACTCTGGTCATCAAAGAGGTTTCCAGTGAGGACATTGCTGACATGCATAGCAATCTTTCTAACTACCATCAG TATATAGTCAAATGCCATGGCAACACGCTTCTCCCTCAGTTCTTGGGAATGTACCGGGTGAGCGTTGACAACGAAGACAGCTACATGCTCGTAATGCGCAACATGTTCAGCCATCGGCTCCCTGTGCATAGGAAGTATGACCTCAAG ggCTCCTTGGTATCGCGGGAAGCCAGTGACAAGGAAAAG GTTAAAGAATTACCCACACTGAAAGACATGGACTTTCTAAACAAGAACCAGAAAGTTTATATTGGTGAGGAGGAGAAGAGAGTATTTTTGGAAAAGTTAAAGAGAGATGTAGAG TTTCTGGTACAGCTGAAGATTATGGACTACAGCCTCCTACTGGGTATCCATGACATCGTTCGGGGGACCGAATCAGAGGAAGAAGGACCTGGAAAAGAGGAGGAACAGGAAGGGGAGGGGGACTGTGGTATGGCAGGGCCTCCTGGTCTGGTTGGCTCCTGTGGTACCTCCCCCGAGGGAATAGGAGGCTATATCCATGCTCACCGACCCTTAGGTCCGGGGGAATTTGAGTCCTTCATTGATGTCTATGCCATCCGAAGTGCTGAAG GGGCTCCCCAGAAGGAGGTATATTTCATGGGTCTCATTGACATCCTGACCCAGTATGATGCCAAGAAGAAGGCAGCTCATGCAGCAAAGACTGTCAAGCATGGG GCTGGTGCAGAGATCTCTACTGTCCATCCTGATCAATATGCTAAGCGGTTCCTAGATTTCATCACCAACATCTTTGCTTAG
- the PIP4K2C gene encoding phosphatidylinositol 5-phosphate 4-kinase type-2 gamma isoform X2, protein MLLPDDFKASSKIKVNNHLFHRENLPSHFKFKEYCPQVFRNLRDRFGIDDQDYQVSLTRSPPSESEGSDGRFLVSYDRTLVIKEVSSEDIADMHSNLSNYHQYIVKCHGNTLLPQFLGMYRVSVDNEDSYMLVMRNMFSHRLPVHRKYDLKGSLVSREASDKEKVKELPTLKDMDFLNKNQKVYIGEEEKRVFLEKLKRDVEFLVQLKIMDYSLLLGIHDIVRGTESEEEGPGKEEEQEGEGDCGMAGPPGLVGSCGTSPEGIGGYIHAHRPLGPGEFESFIDVYAIRSAEGAPQKEVYFMGLIDILTQYDAKKKAAHAAKTVKHGAGAEISTVHPDQYAKRFLDFITNIFA, encoded by the exons ATGCTGCTTCCAGATGACTTTAAGGCGAGCTCCAAGATCAAGGTCAACAATCACCTCTTCCACCG GGAGAACCTGCCTAGTCACTTCAAGTTCAAGGAGTATTGTCCCCAGGTCTTCAGGAACCTTCGAGATCGATTCGGTATTGATGACCAAGACTACCAG GTCTCTCTTACCCGAAGTCCTCCAAGTGAGAGTGAAGGCAGTGATGGTCGATTCCTTGTTTCCTATGATCGGACTCTGGTCATCAAAGAGGTTTCCAGTGAGGACATTGCTGACATGCATAGCAATCTTTCTAACTACCATCAG TATATAGTCAAATGCCATGGCAACACGCTTCTCCCTCAGTTCTTGGGAATGTACCGGGTGAGCGTTGACAACGAAGACAGCTACATGCTCGTAATGCGCAACATGTTCAGCCATCGGCTCCCTGTGCATAGGAAGTATGACCTCAAG ggCTCCTTGGTATCGCGGGAAGCCAGTGACAAGGAAAAG GTTAAAGAATTACCCACACTGAAAGACATGGACTTTCTAAACAAGAACCAGAAAGTTTATATTGGTGAGGAGGAGAAGAGAGTATTTTTGGAAAAGTTAAAGAGAGATGTAGAG TTTCTGGTACAGCTGAAGATTATGGACTACAGCCTCCTACTGGGTATCCATGACATCGTTCGGGGGACCGAATCAGAGGAAGAAGGACCTGGAAAAGAGGAGGAACAGGAAGGGGAGGGGGACTGTGGTATGGCAGGGCCTCCTGGTCTGGTTGGCTCCTGTGGTACCTCCCCCGAGGGAATAGGAGGCTATATCCATGCTCACCGACCCTTAGGTCCGGGGGAATTTGAGTCCTTCATTGATGTCTATGCCATCCGAAGTGCTGAAG GGGCTCCCCAGAAGGAGGTATATTTCATGGGTCTCATTGACATCCTGACCCAGTATGATGCCAAGAAGAAGGCAGCTCATGCAGCAAAGACTGTCAAGCATGGG GCTGGTGCAGAGATCTCTACTGTCCATCCTGATCAATATGCTAAGCGGTTCCTAGATTTCATCACCAACATCTTTGCTTAG